In the genome of Ananas comosus cultivar F153 linkage group 11, ASM154086v1, whole genome shotgun sequence, one region contains:
- the LOC109717188 gene encoding pentatricopeptide repeat-containing protein At1g77170-like, whose amino-acid sequence MFSFLLVPKTPKPNSSPHFPSLSPTPYLHSPHTLLSRAHCPSISDAHGDDPADAAAALLERGADPREPPRLHAYMLRRRLLRAPFHWNALVRSYVRRGSPRAALRAFALMSRAGAAPDSYSLPLALKAAALVPAPLGATRQLHAASIKRGLDRSEYCESGLVSAYAKRGDFDSALQMFDENPERKLGSWNAIVSALSQGGRVEEAIDMFIGLRRSGFAPDNVTMVSVASACGGVGDLTLAEQVHACALKCARAGGRLEPTLSNAVLGMYAKCGRTDLARRVFARIPRRDVSSWTAMISGLAAHGEACAALALFRAMAQRREGPLPNRATMVAALTACAHGGMVEEGMELLQKMEEGEIAVEPTVAHYGCVVDMLGRVGRLEEARGVAERRMPMPANAVVWGTLLGACEKHGDVAIGQWAAEKLLEAEPWNDGVYVVLSNIYAGAGMWGEAERARRLMRERKVAKTPGYSSAVLFSSA is encoded by the coding sequence ATGTTCTCTTTTCTCCTCGTCCCCAAAACCCCGAAACCCAACTCCTCTCCCCAtttcccctccctctccccaACTCCATACCTACATTCCCCTCACACCCTCCTCTCCCGCGCACACTGCCCCTCCATCTCCGACGCTCATGGCGACGACCCCGCCGACGCCGCTGCGGCTCTGCTCGAGCGCGGCGCCGACCCACGGGAGCCTCCGCGGCTTCACGCCTACATGCTCCGGCGCCGCCTCCTACGCGCCCCGTTCCATTGGAACGCCCTCGTGCGCTCCTACGTCCGCCGCGGCTCCCCGCGCGCCGCGCTCCGCGCCTTCGCCCTCATGTCGCGCGCCGGCGCCGCGCCGGACTCCTACTCCCTCCCCCTCGCGCTCAAAGCCGCCGCTCTTGTCCCCGCGCCGCTCGGCGCGACCCGGCAGCTCCACGCGGCTTCGATCAAGCGCGGCCTGGATCGGAGCGAGTACTGCGAGAGCGGGCTCGTCAGCGCCTACGCGAAACGGGGCGACTTCGACTCCGCGCTCCAGATGTTCGACGAAAATCCCGAGAGGAAGCTCGGGTCTTGGAACGCTATAGTAAGCGCCCTGTCGCAAGGCGGGCGCGTAGAAGAGGCTATAGACATGTTCATTGGGTTACGAAGGAGCGGCTTTGCTCCCGATAACGTTACAATGGTGAGCGTGGCCTCGGCGTGCGGCGGGGTAGGGGACTTAACCTTGGCCGAGCAGGTCCACGCGTGCGCGCTCAAGTGCGCGCGCGCGGGGGGGCGGCTCGAGCCGACGCTGTCGAACGCGGTGCTCGGCATGTACGCCAAGTGCGGGCGCACGGACCTCGCGCGGCGGGTGTTCGCGCGGATCCCGCGGCGCGACGTGTCGTCGTGGACGGCCATGATCTCGGGGCTCGCGGCGCACGGCGAGGCGTGCGCCGCGCTGGCGCTCTTCCGCGCCATGGCGCAGCGCCGCGAGGGCCCGCTCCCGAACCGCGCCACGATGGTCGCGGCGCTCACGGCGTGCGCGCACGGGGGGATGGTGGAGGAAGGGATGGAGCTGCTGCAGAAGATGGAGGAGGGGGAGATTGCGGTGGAGCCGACGGTGGCGCACTACGGGTGCGTGGTGGACATGCTGGGGAGGGTGGGGAGATTGGAGGAGGCGCGTGGGGTGGCCGAGAGGCGGATGCCGATGCCGGCGAATGCGGTGGTATGGGGGACGCTGCTGGGGGCGTGCGAGAAGCACGGGGACGTCGCGATCGGGCAGTGGGCGGCGGAGAAGCTCCTGGAGGCGGAGCCGTGGAATGACGGGGTGTACGTCGTCCTCTCGAATATATACGCCGGCGCGGGGATGTGGGGGGAGGCCGAGAGAGCGAGGAGGCTGATGAGGGAGAGAAAGGTGGCCAAGACTCCGGGATATAGTTCCGCCGTGTTATTTTCGTCGGCTTAA
- the LOC109717738 gene encoding lachrymatory-factor synthase — MDQTPKPEPKWRGAVRAKLAGPTPDQAWSYLKDFCALDRWIPTLHTCRKVEGSDGEVGCVRYCAGSLNRSDPAAPVGWSKERLVDFDPVRRSYSYEVVESNKGFGSYAATIRVGSDPDGGCCVEWSFESDPVKGWTYEGFTSYLESLARGVAARLEAEINKSNKHDK, encoded by the coding sequence aTGGATCAAACCCCAAAACCCGAGCCTAAATGGCGCGGCGCGGTTCGAGCCAAGCTCGCGGGGCCGACGCCCGACCAGGCCTGGTCCTACCTCAAGGACTTCTGCGCCCTCGACCGTTGGATCCCCACCCTTCACACGTGTCGCAAGGTGGAGGGTTCCGACGGCGAGGTCGGCTGTGTGCGGTACTGCGCCGGATCCCTGAACCGGTCCGACCCGGCCGCGCCGGTGGGGTGGTCCAAGGAGAGGCTGGTGGACTTCGACCCGGTTCGGCGGAGCTACAGCTACGAGGTGGTGGAGAGCAACAAGGGGTTCGGGTCGTACGCGGCCACAATCCGGGTCGGGTCGGACCCGGACGGGGGCTGCTGCGTCGAGTGGTCGTTCGAGTCGGATCCGGTGAAAGGGTGGACGTACGAAGGGTTCACGTCGTACTTGGAGAGCCTGGCACGTGGCGTTGCGGCGAGGTTAGAAGCGGAAATTAATAAAAGCAACAAACATGACAAGTAA
- the LOC109717189 gene encoding uncharacterized protein LOC109717189 has product MESNGPQKTPVKSLWHVVRAVYYMLLKGVWKRSLALDLHLLFKRGKIAGGRALSGLLTAHHHHQHNHQHHSHERRTAAFDVAAFSSAFSCRSMDAANAVYAPREVEFSCNNTPSFPFLHRKDRHQHRHRHRHGHRDSGSSRRDSTLYSYDAAAIAKVFEVLNSDSSPSTSTSPALFARSPHRVRQLRVTDSPFPEELEEEDLEVGGGGVDMEAEEFIRWFREQLRSQTHGTTPEYGYGDHWL; this is encoded by the coding sequence atggaatCAAATGGCCCACAAAAAACCCCAGTGAAGTCGCTGTGGCACGTGGTACGTGCGGTTTACTACATGCTGCTGAAGGGGGTGTGGAAGCGCAGTCTGGCGCTCGACCTGCACCTGCTCTTCAAGCGCGGGAAGATTGCCGGCGGGCGGGCGCTGTCGGGGCTCCTGACtgcccaccaccaccaccagcaCAACCACCAGCACCACAGCCACGAGCGGAGGACTGCCGCATTCGACGTGGCGGCATTCTCTTCGGCCTTCTCCTGCCGCTCCATGGACGCGGCCAACGCCGTCTACGCCCCGCGCGAAGTCGAGTTCAGCTGCAACAACACCCCCTCCTTCCCCTTCCTCCACCGAAAAGACCGCCACCAGCATCGCCACCGCCACCGTCACGGCCACCGCGACAGCGGCAGCAGCAGGCGCGACTCCACTCTCTACAGCTACGACGCCGCCGCCATCGCGAAGGTGTTCGAGGTGCTCAACTCGGACTCCTCGCCGTCGACGTCGACGTCGCCCGCGTTGTTCGCGAGGAGCCCGCACCGGGTGCGGCAGCTGCGGGTGACGGACTCGCCGTTTCCGGAGGAattggaggaggaggatttggaggtgGGGGGTGGGGGAGTGGATATGGAGGCCGAGGAGTTTATACGCTGGTTTAGGGAGCAGCTACGCTCGCAAACGCATGGCACAACTCCGGAATACGGATATGGTGATCATTGGTTGTGA
- the LOC109716932 gene encoding protein SAWADEE HOMEODOMAIN HOMOLOG 1-like isoform X2, whose protein sequence is MEKLLLEKKDELLDESFCQQLTEKFNLASGRCTSRAIQMKQVQEWFKNKLRIQVLDVPSSPSSSEERTAVSEASLSNNALPNTSDMPKGRSGKSAEGRELEFEARSSRDGAWYDVATFLAHRVLSSGELEVKVRFQGFGADDDEWVNVKEAVRERSIPLESSECTKVAVGDLVLCFRERNEEATYFDAHVIEIERKLHDIRGCRCVFLIKYDHDKIEEKVQLRRLCRRPTY, encoded by the exons ATGGAGAAGTTACTTCTGGAGAAAAAAGACGAATTATTAGATGAAAGTTTCTGTCAGCAGCTTACCGAGAAATTTAA TCTTGCTTCAGGTAGATGTACAAGTAGAGCTATACAAATGAAACAg GTTCAAGAATGGTTCAAGAATAAACTGCGTATCCAGGTCCTTGATGTCCCTTCTTCACCTAGTTCTTCAGAAGAAAGGACTGCAGTATCAGAAGCAAGTCTCTCTAATAATGCTCTTCCAAATACTTCGGACATGCCCAAAG GTAGAAGTGGGAAGAGTGCTGAAGGTAGAGAGTTGGAATTTGAGGCAAGATCATCAAGAGATGGCGCATG GTATGATGTTGCTACATTCCTGGCGCATAGAGTTCTTAGTTCTGGAGAACTT GAAGTCAAAGTGAGATTTCAAGGGTTTGGAGCTGATGACGATGAATGGGTGAATGTCAAGGAGGCTGTTCGTGAACGCTCCATTCCTCTGGAATCTTCTGAATGTACAAAGGTTGCTGTCGGAGatcttgtcctctgcttccgg GAGAGGAATGAAGAAGCAACCTACTTCGATGCACATGTCATTGAAATCGAAAGGAAACTGCATGATATTAGGGGCTGTAGATGCGTCTTCCTGATCAAATATGATCATGATAAAATTGAG GAGAAGGTTCAGTTAAGAAGATTGTGCCGCAGGCCAACATACTGA
- the LOC109716932 gene encoding protein SAWADEE HOMEODOMAIN HOMOLOG 1-like isoform X1, which translates to MGGADHGRTRRNQTPRFSSSEIKQMEKLLLEKKDELLDESFCQQLTEKFNLASGRCTSRAIQMKQVQEWFKNKLRIQVLDVPSSPSSSEERTAVSEASLSNNALPNTSDMPKGRSGKSAEGRELEFEARSSRDGAWYDVATFLAHRVLSSGELEVKVRFQGFGADDDEWVNVKEAVRERSIPLESSECTKVAVGDLVLCFRERNEEATYFDAHVIEIERKLHDIRGCRCVFLIKYDHDKIEEKVQLRRLCRRPTY; encoded by the exons ATGGGGGGAGCCGACCACGGGAGGACGCGACGTAACCAGACTCCTCGATTCTCGAGCTCCGAG ATTAAGCAGATGGAGAAGTTACTTCTGGAGAAAAAAGACGAATTATTAGATGAAAGTTTCTGTCAGCAGCTTACCGAGAAATTTAA TCTTGCTTCAGGTAGATGTACAAGTAGAGCTATACAAATGAAACAg GTTCAAGAATGGTTCAAGAATAAACTGCGTATCCAGGTCCTTGATGTCCCTTCTTCACCTAGTTCTTCAGAAGAAAGGACTGCAGTATCAGAAGCAAGTCTCTCTAATAATGCTCTTCCAAATACTTCGGACATGCCCAAAG GTAGAAGTGGGAAGAGTGCTGAAGGTAGAGAGTTGGAATTTGAGGCAAGATCATCAAGAGATGGCGCATG GTATGATGTTGCTACATTCCTGGCGCATAGAGTTCTTAGTTCTGGAGAACTT GAAGTCAAAGTGAGATTTCAAGGGTTTGGAGCTGATGACGATGAATGGGTGAATGTCAAGGAGGCTGTTCGTGAACGCTCCATTCCTCTGGAATCTTCTGAATGTACAAAGGTTGCTGTCGGAGatcttgtcctctgcttccgg GAGAGGAATGAAGAAGCAACCTACTTCGATGCACATGTCATTGAAATCGAAAGGAAACTGCATGATATTAGGGGCTGTAGATGCGTCTTCCTGATCAAATATGATCATGATAAAATTGAG GAGAAGGTTCAGTTAAGAAGATTGTGCCGCAGGCCAACATACTGA